A part of Ziziphus jujuba cultivar Dongzao chromosome 8, ASM3175591v1 genomic DNA contains:
- the LOC125421635 gene encoding putative RING-H2 finger protein ATL50, translated as MGLLELIVQKHHLLHYTKDFLIIILYHLQLLISKAYSSFKRHETAGSDLPEPTTFHEHPSSYLLPVPVVYPRSVESVVKHLPAVTYRVFLEKSGKLNEEEEEEECVCIVCMNCIERNHEVRVPSVCCHVFHKECLDGWIGQGQGITCPICRSNLLHEQDQEDQELKGSFHVEDPWRVERMLYLFGDDFLMGH; from the coding sequence ATGGGACTTTTGGAACTCATAGTTCAAAAACATCACCTTCTACACTACACAAAAGACTTCCTCATAATCATACTCTATCATCTCCAACTACTTATCAGTAAAGCATATAGTTCCTTTAAACGTCATGAAACCGCCGGTTCTGATCTACCAGAGCCTACGACTTTCCATGAACATCCTTCTTCTTACTTGTTGCCGGTCCCAGTAGTCTATCCTAGATCAGTTGAGTCCGTGGTTAAGCATCTTCCTGCAGTGACATATCGTGTGTTCCTTGAGAAAAGTGGCAAGCttaatgaagaggaagaagaagaagagtgtGTTTGCATAGTTTGCATGAATTGCATAGAGAGAAACCATGAAGTTAGAGTGCCTTCTGTTTGTTGTCATGTGTTTCACAAAGAGTGCTTAGATGGCTGGATTGGTCAAGGCCAAGGAATTACATGTCCTATTTGTAGATCAAACTTGTTACATGAACAGGATCAAGAAGATCAGGAGCTAAAAGGATCATTTCACGTGGAGGATCCATGGAGAGTGGAGAGGATGCTTTACCtgtttggagatgattttctcATGGGTCATTAA
- the LOC107407645 gene encoding large ribosomal subunit protein eL13z, which yields MVKHNNVIPNGHFKKHWQNYVKTWFNQPARKTRRRIARQKKAVKIFPRPTAGPLRPIVHGQTLKYNMKVRAGRGFSLEELKVAGIPKKLAPTIGISVDHRRKNRSLEGLQANVQRLKTYKARLVVFPRRARKFKAGDSAPEELANATQVQGPYLPVVREKPSVELVKITDELKSFKAYNKLRVERVNERHIGVRTKRAAEAKEDKK from the exons ATGGTTAAGCACAACAATGTTATCCCTAATGGGCACTTTAAGAAGCACTGGCAGAATTATGTCAAGACTTGGTTCAACCAACCAGCCCGAAAAACCAGAAGAAGAATCG CTCGGCAGAAGAAGGCTGTAAAGATTTTTCCACGACCCACTGCTGGACCTCTCCGTCCAATTGTTCATGGGCAGACATTGAAGTATAACATGAAAGTTAGGGCTGGTAGGGGCTTTTCTCTTGAGGAGTTGAAG GTTGCTGGCATACCAAAGAAGCTTGCACCAACCATTGGAATTTCAGTGGATCATAGGCGTAAGAACCGTTCTTTGGAGGGTCTTCAAGCAAATGTGCAGAGGCTCAAAACTTACAAGGCTAGACTGGTTGTGTTCCCAAGACGTGCCCGCAAGTTCAAG GCTGGTGATTCAGCTCCAGAGGAATTGGCCAATGCCACCCAAGTCCAGGGTCCATACCTACCTGTAGTTCGTGAGAAGCCATCTGTTGAGCTTGTCAAGATCACAGATGAGCTGAAATCATTCAAGGCGTATAACAAACTCCGTGTGGAGAGGGTGAATGAACGCCATATTGGTGTGAGAACAAAGAGAGCTGCAGAGGCGAAGGAAGACAAGAAATAG
- the LOC107409549 gene encoding protein TRANSPARENT TESTA GLABRA 1 yields the protein MENSTQESHLRSDNSVTYESPYPLYAMALSSSSPARTRHHRIAVGSFIEEFSNRVDILSFDPETLALNSHPSLSFDHPYPPTKLMFQPSSLNKSSDLLASSGDYLRLWEVRDNSIEPISVFNNSKTSEFCAPLTSFDWNDIEPRRIGTSSIDTTCTIWDIDKGAVETQLIAHDKEVYDIAWGEARVFASVSADGSVRIFDLRDKEHSTIIYESPQPDTPLLRLAWNKQDLRYMATILMDSNKVVILDIRSPTMPVAELERHRASVNAIAWAPQSYRHICSAGDDSQALIWELPTVAGPNGIDPMSMYSAGSEINQLQWSAALPDWIAIAFSSKMQLLKV from the coding sequence atggaaaattcgaCGCAGGAATCTCATCTCAGATCCGATAATTCGGTGACTTATGAATCCCCTTATCCTTTATACGCCATGGCCTTGTCCTCCTCCTCACCGGCACGAACGCGCCACCACCGAATCGCCGTCGGGAGCTTCATCGAAGAATTCTCGAACCGGGTCGACATCCTATCCTTCGACCCAGAAACCCTAGCCCTCAATTCCCACCCATCTCTCTCCTTCGACCATCCTTACCCACCCACCAAGCTCATGTTCCAACCCTCTTCCCTCAACAAGTCATCCGACCTCCTCGCCTCCTCTGGCGATTATCTCCGTCTCTGGGAAGTCCGAGACAATTCAATCGAACCCATTTCCGTCTTCAACAACAGCAAAACCAGCGAATTCTGCGCCCCTTTAACCTCTTTCGACTGGAACGACATCGAACCCAGAAGAATTGGCACCTCCAGCATCGACACGACGTGTACCATCTGGGATATTGACAAAGGGGCTGTCGAAACCCAGCTCATCGCGCACGATAAGGAGGTGTACGACATCGCTTGGGGTGAAGCTAGGGTTTTTGCTTCGGTTTCCGCAGATGGGTCGGTGAGAATTTTCGATTTGAGGGACAAAGAGCACTCCACGATCATCTATGAGAGTCCGCAGCCCGATACCCCTTTGCTTAGATTGGCTTGGAACAAGCAGGATTTAAGGTACATGGCCACCATTTTGATGGACAGCAATAAAGTTGTGATCTTGGACATTCGGTCGCCTACAATGCCTGTGGCAGAATTAGAGAGGCATAGAGCCAGCGTCAATGCCATAGCTTGGGCTCCTCAGAGTTACAGACATATTTGTTCTGCTGGGGATGATTCTCAGGCGCTGATTTGGGAGCTTCCCACGGTGGCTGGACCCAATGGGATTGATCCAATGTCTATGTACTCTGCTGGGTCGGAGATCAACCAGCTTCAGTGGTCGGCTGCACTGCCTGATTGGATTGCCATCGCATTCTCTTCAAAAATGCAGCTTTTGAAAGTTTGA
- the LOC107414907 gene encoding probable E3 ubiquitin-protein ligase RHA1A, whose product MVFIPRLLKLSTFQNFRLQHAKDIVLISIFMLYHHLHLLIKSCTDYCYSSKLESTTNDHDDHLPDQEQVTVSTLSQLPLQSLELEKQIPAMEYCLFLKKTGKDNDQEKECVCIVCMNRIERKHEVRMLCNCCHVFQRACMDSWIGEGKRTCPLCRSKLLGHGGQEEDDHEQVGFGGDLWRVEEMFALFDDDFFMGH is encoded by the coding sequence ATGGTATTTATACCCAGACTCTTGAAGCTCTCtacttttcaaaatttcaggCTACAACATGCAAAAGATATTGTCCTCATCTCCATCTTCATGCTCTACCATCATCTCCATCTACTCATCAAATCCTGTACAGATTACTGTTATTCCTCTAAACTTGAAAGTACTACCAATGATCATGATGATCATCTGCCTGATCAGGAGCAAGTTACTGTTTCTACTCTGTCGCAGCTGCCACTTCAGTCCTTGGAGTTGGAGAAGCAAATTCCGGCGATGGAGTATTGTTTGTTTCTCAAGAAAACAGGCAAGGATAATGATCAAGAGAAGGAGTGTGTTTGCATAGTTTGCATGAATCGCATTGAGAGAAAGCACGAAGTTAGAATGCTCTGTAATTGTTGTCATGTGTTTCAGAGGGCGTGTATGGATAGTTGGATCGGTGAGGGCAAAAGAACATGTCCTCTTTGCAGATCAAAGTTGTTGGGCCATGGAGGTCAAGAAGAAGATGATCATGAACAGGTTGGGTTTGGAGGCGATTTATGGAGAGTGGAAGAGATGTTTGCCCtgtttgatgatgattttttcatGGGTCATTAA